The genomic window TCCATCTTCAGTAGCACAAGCACGAAACATGCCAGTGGTGTTGAAGAGCATAGCGACTTCTCCGGTGGAAGACACGGCAATTAATCCTGCATTGCCCCGTGGAACTCGGTCCATAGCGTAAGCAGCAGCTTCCTTGAGGGAAAGACCTTTGAACTCCATAACAGCAGCAACATCCCTTGCGATGGTACCACGGATTATTGCTTCTCCTCTGCCTGTAGCAGAAACGGCACAGAGATGGTTCGCGTAAGTCCCTGCACCAATGATTGGTGTGTCCCCAATCCGGCCTACCATTTTGTTCACTATTCCACCAGTTGATGTTGCAGTAGCCAAATTCCCTTCACTGTCAACAGCCACACATCCAACAGTGCCAATCTGGCTATCACCATCAGCAAGTGCAGCGTCTTTTGGCACCTCCTTTTGAATTGGTTGCGTGTAATCAAGCTGCAgattaaaacaaaaccaaagaCATAAAACTTGAAGCATCGGTTCAAAATCAAACTTTGGACAAGAATAAGTTGAAAGCTGGGGAAACATTTTCCGACACAAGGATAAACAAGCAGAAGAATTTTGTTGGATGCCATACTAAGATATTTTAAGCAGTATTGAGGTCTGATGTTCTATGGTTTTATAAGTTATATTTTCGAAAATTGTATAAGAAGTAGACAGTTTGAAATTTGAACAGACCAAGACTAAAGTTTGTGTATAAAAAATACCTGAACTCTGTCAGCTTCTTGTGCCTGCTTAAGTCTTTCAATGTTTTCAGGGGTGATAAAATGGCTCATCTCAACAGTCTCAAGACCCTGACCCGACGTAGAACAAAACAGAGACAAGAAAAGCAGATCATAATCATTTCTATAGTAATTCAAAGCTATAAGCACCATATATTTAGTTTTCTTTGGCCGGTTATCAGAATTAAGGATGAGTGTCGTATAGTACGTGTGTCACATGGATATACTCACTCGTTTTAAAGTTTTTGCATATGTTTGGAGGATCATAATCTCCTAAACATGTTTGCTATTGTGGCTGAAGAAGAAGGCAGAATTCGAAGCGCTAATGATATGTTTCACTCCACTTCATTGAACAAAAAGGATACCAAACTAAACAAATAAACAACATAGTATATGTAATTGATTGCAGGGGTGATTGTTCGATCGAATCGagtcgaatcgaatgaaaaaaaattgagttaatcgagttgacgagtcctattttatcatcctaacacgattcaaaattttttcgaatcgagtcgaaTAAAACGAAATTTgagtcgaatcgaatcgagtgaaattattcaagttaaatttaaaaattaaacatgtattgTGTTATAGTATAACTAATAACATGTTAGAGCacaaaaccatatatatttgaaaactttttcaaaggaaaataataagaaaaaagataagatactttagtattatataattgaatcattaattaatttatttagatcccaaaattatctttttagaaaaattttaaaattttaactttctttacatattctttaattttttaaattattataattattaaaaaaatataaaattttgaatttttataaatattttgaattttaaaaaattattttgaatttttttttgtaatatttgttaAGAGAgaccaatttatttattttcaaaattgacaagggTAAAAGGTGTATTTACACCAATacgttatttgaattatttgagtcactcgaattgtaaaatttaacttgatTCGAACACAAAATTCGAATTACTTATTTTGATTGACTCAAATAACTTAATTTGATTagctcaaaatttaattttttttaaaaaatttttaattgaattgagttTTGCAAAATGAAAATCGCAGAAAACTTACCTAAAAGAAGAATATGTCGCCTAACATTTGACAAATTAGAGCAATAACTTCAAATATTTGAAAAACCTTGAATGTTTAAGTAGGAATAAAGTAGAACAAATAATACTAAAGGCAAGCAACAAGGAACTAAAAGCTAAAGAATAAAAGGTTcagatttttacaaaatttaagaaCAGACCCGATAGACCTTTCAGTGACATGGATGTTAAAGAGCATTAGCAAATCAAAGATTGCATGTCACCTACTTGTTCCCTTGCGAAGGCCTCAGCACCATCAAATGCCAGATAAATATGAGGAGTCTTGTCCATGACTAACCGCGCAAGGGATATGGCATTCACAACAGTGCTGACACCTGAAACAGCTCCACATTTCATTGTCTTGCCATCCATGATGCATGCTTCCATCTCAACTGTACCTGAGGTGGTGAGGACAGACCCCTTTCCTGCATTGAAATGCGGATTGTTTTCCAGTTCACGAACCTATGAAGCAAATGACCGATAAACCCAGAACTCCTTAGAATATGCTTACAACAACAGCAAGAAAAAAGAGACTTGTTTTGGTCTATTCAGAATCAGATAAAGAAAAGAACCCATTTCATGTTGGCATAAGCTCTTGAAATCTAGTCCCTCTGGCTTCTAGGTACTACATATCACTCAAGTGAAACCACTAAATCTTGGCTAAACCAATCGTTGTTTCAAAGTTGCAGAATTTCACAATCAAATGTGCCCCCAAAAGTAGtgattaaaaagaaatttcagctaCAATCAGAACATCCCAAATATTTATAGCCCACCCATTTGGTCATACTATCTACTTTACATCGGCACCAACTATATTGCAAAACAAACTACTTATTTGACATAAACCAAGACTAGAGATGCAgtgaatataaataataaaaataaaaataaaaataaaagtaaaggtaTAGATAGCAATAAAAGCCAATACCACAAGTTCAACAACGTCCAAGGGGTGGTTGTGGGCTTTGAGAGCGGCGATCCCAACGTCAAGGCAGCGGCGGAGGGCAGCTTCACGAGGGAGACGTTTTTCTGGGGGCAAAGAAAGTGGGATGTCTCCAGCTCCTCCATGAACAGCAATTGCCCACCCCATTTCTCCTTCTTTAGCCTTGTAAACTCTAAAGCCCCCACTTTCCCTCTCCCCCTCCTCGCTCTTATTATTGGCTTTGTATGTATCTCTTCCTATTTCTTGGGTAGTTGGTAATTTATATTTTGGATTTTTTACCcagatttaaaagaattaattatttacggaaataattaaagtaaatgaTTCTTTTTCTACTATGATCGTCAGTGCTGCTTGACACATTAACAACATCACTCTCTCATCATTagctaataataaatttttttaaaaatatataatttttttgtcaccATTGTATCAGgaagggaaaaaaataatttttttaattggtgctgccaatttatcaagcgacatcagatatttaaattgtaaaagtcaaaAAGGAagaaatctcttcttttgtgttGAAATTAGCATGAAATGTCACCGTTAACAATAACATCGATCACTATTGAGTACAACAGTAAAGTTTTCAATCAAGataaagaaggaaaagaaataaaataaaaaagacaagTAAGTACTACTGTTGGAGTTTTCAATTGAGATTAAAAAGTGAAATTTGAAGAGTTTTCAATTGAGATTAaaaagtgaaatttgaatgggaaaagaaaagagagtgaatgaaaaatagagaattaaatatgagaaagaaaaaaaaacatatataaaagatagaaaatcaaatattttattcttttttctttctcataATTGAGTTTTCCTCTCTCGTCACTTCTCTCAAATCTCTTTCTCTCgtctctctatttttttctcaTATCTTTCTTTTCAACTCTCTTCTCATCTaagattatttttttgaaataatatttcATCTAGTGATAGTGACATTGACAAGCGAAGAAGACAATCACTACATATGAAGTAAGCATCGGTCATGTGCTtcctcatttatttattttttctatttcaagCGTTTCCTTTTAGCTATTTTTCTGTttcacttgtttttttttttttgaaaattttcattaatgttgcTTGATACACTGACGACaccgaatttttttttaatttattgatcgATGTCACATGACACACTGATGACacccaaaaaaatatattttccctCACTGAATACTCGTATTTTTAACgggtattttgaaaaatatatattggtGCCGCCTGACACAGTGGTGacactcaattttttttgaaagtcgATGATTAACTAATGATGAAAGGACGGTTCCGTCATAATGTCAAGTGACACCAGCAATCTCTTGGGAGAATGGATCATTTACGTATATAAATTTAGActtggattattttaataaataaataattcctTTGGATCAATGACGTAAAAAGGCCTTATATTTCACaccaaagaaaacaaaagaaaacagagaCGGTGCTGTGGTTGATGCTAGCGAGTCACTTACATTTTTCCCAAATTGGTCACCAGTTTCCTCCATCCTCCAACATAAGTCATATGCCAATCACAAACTTCCTAATTTCCTAACTTTTCGCTAGCTTCTTGGAGATTGAGAGTTTGGAATGTAGCCCTGCTGCCATTCCTCCTCCTTTACtcacatttataattttatctttaaatttaatcaaacaatattcttgatttttttaagaaaatattattatcattaactATAACAATGAATAAAAAGAATAGAAAGACATGAGATATAGTCTAAACGATAAATAAATCACTAGTTACTAcaaatgaatgtataaatgtcaTATTTGtagaataatttcaaaaaaagaaaaagataaattgACAGTAGCTACAACTAAAATTATTCGGAAATAAATCAAAGATGTACTAACTTGatcaaattgtttaaaatttacaTCCAAGCCTGTCATCATATCAACCTGATGATAAATAttgatcaaataataaataattgttaAAAATCCCAAAAGAGTCACCGCATCAATGATGCACACAAAAAGACAAGTCTCATATGACCTATCTTTCTCCTTCATCTTAAATCTATGTTCTCTTTATGATCTATAATGATTAGGCTTTTCGAGAAGAGTCCTAATAAATTTGACGATACCCTTACATTGacaaatctcatatatatatatatatcaaaacatgACTAGAAAccagaaactaaaaaaaaaaccatagtgaacaaaacaaaaattatgaaaaataatgtTGAAAAAACCACAACGAATAACCAACTCAAACTGTCGCCAATAAAACAAAGATTTAGTTTGAAAAAAGTTGAGCGGTTAGGATTTTCAAAAGGAACTTTAATAGTTGAGGTTTTTTATTTAAAGTTAAaggtttaaatttaatattacatattattttaaagatttaataTAAACTATTTAAAGACATAAATATCCTTGTTTCGATATTTGATGTTTGTAAAATAAAagagatattttaaattttctctaATTCTAAACTTTATTCATATTGTAGATTCAATACTTAAtacttttttctaatttgataattaaagttTTTGTTGTTGTTTAATATAATGCTCAAACTTGataaatgttatacaaattatCCCTGATAGCTAGTGCCTTTCATTCTTTTGTTACATGTCGGTACGAGCCAAATTCTTTTCTAATTTACAAGGGTtatgttgaatttttttagttatcgacatctaataaaaaatttgatagtATTAACTATTTTGTGTAAGTTGTGTAACTTTTGTCAAGTTTGGATATCACATTGGAtaaccaaattcatatactaaaTCAATATAAAGTATTAAATTTGGGTATCAAATGTTATATTATACCTTTTCATTTTTAACACTTTTTAGGTAATTACAATAAATCTCTATTATTCTAAAGTTTAAGTTGTGTTAAACATACTAGTTTGACTTGTCTTGACTTGTATGGAACGATAGttaaaattcttgtcaaacaccTGTTTAACATTATTAATGTTGGATATCAATAAAGGAGGAGACATGAAGGAGGATGTGGTGGTTATGATGGGGCCAGTTCACCTAGGTAGGACAAAGAGTCGGAGGATGTACGTGAGCAAAGAGGGTTGAAATTGCTATTGAGTGTTGAAGGTATTAAGGAGGTTAGGATGCTTTAGGATCAACCATGTGTTCATCGCGCAGAGGGATATATATAGAGGAGGTTCCGTGCTTGGTGGCGCTGATAGACATGGTGAATATGTTATCATGCATCATTATGGGATGCAAGAGAAGGAAATCTGTGATTCATTCTAAATTGTGGTGTAGAGTGATTAGACTCACGCACGGTTTGGTGGCCTAAAAAGTAATATTTTGAATAGAAGAGTAAGTGGAAGATCAATCAAGACCTTTTGTAGAAAGTATATGGTTGTCTTATAGGGATTGTTAATCAAGACCCTGTTGAGGAAAATGGAAGGTCAAATGGAACTAGGCCTTTTAGACCACTTTGTCCCTTGGTGACTAATAGGCCAACACTGATCGGAGGGGTGTTCCTCAAGTATCTTGTTGTACTACCATGTGTCTAAAGCCGGAGGGGTATAATAAACATTGATTCAAACCATGTGATCCTATCCCtacttctaaataaaaaaaatgctaacCTAATCATaccattaaaattttagattcaagTTTGATCGTGTCTATAATCTCTctagatttattttattttatagtttagatataattttatcattttcttgaaaatagatctaatttgattattaatttaataatttactgtgccaaattaattataattataattatttaaattatattagtatatgttttttttaaaacaaagtaaaacattaatttttttaaaaaaaaagctctTCTAAAATCTATTTGCTCcatttaaaaaactcaaaattgagataaaaaaaacatCAACCTTATTATCATTTCACGTACCAAGGGTCGCTAAAACCACGTTCTAATTGCATTATCATTTCACGTACCAAGGGTCGCTAAAACCACGTTCTAATTGCATTCCTCTGCCTGGAGAGTGCTCTAATAAGATAGGATCGAATAAAAACAATTTGAATTAATTGAGTtgacgaattttattttattattttaacttaatttaaaaattttcaaatagaatcgaaaaaaataaaatttgaataaaatcaaGTATATTTATTCGAGATGGaaaacataatattaatatataggCAACTTAACTTACGTTCAAagtctcaaaatttataattaaaatataactgaAACCGATAAGCATAGACTGAAAAGAAAAGCTTTAGGCAAGTGGGTTTAACACAACTACtattatctttttttcttttttttgctttttacaGAAATTGGTGAGTATTCATTTTAGTAAGTGATAGAAAATTCCTGAAGAAAAGGTTAGATAATTCATCTTTGAATCAGGTACCAGATTCAATGTAAATGCATTgtccattatatatataaatgtcaaCTTTACAAGTTCTTACCCTCTAATTATTATTGACTGTCTTTGCAGTACTAGATTCAATGGGggataattaaaaagaaaacaaaggggTAACGTGCAGCTGCAATTTcattaacattatatatatataggtattgaGTTGATTGATATGAGATGGGCCATTGATGATGGAAGCTAGAAAGCAGCAATGGAATTAGTGGAATGAGATGAAGTGGGAACATGTGTGGCTTTCCACATTAACCACTAatgaatgggtaaatttttgtttctctttttatATGAAAAAGGGGGGACGGCCATTAAGATTCAATGTGCGGACAATAGGGTTGAAATGGAACAGCTTTTTAAATGGGCAAAAAGGTGTTGAAAGTGGAAGAAGGTGAACACAAAGACAGGGATATATTGTTTGTGTCTATATGATGTTCGTCAAAATGCTCCAATCAACCCCACATTTCCATTTCTACTATAGAACAAGTAGGGAAACCCACATTTTCTACATTGGAAAAAAAATCAGTATCTCCAaggaaaaaaacaacaaaaaagttACATTtaaagtttcttttctttttcattgttttGATTCTACATAAAAACTTGTATAACTCCAACTACAAAAAAGAACAGTAACATCACTTGAAatgaaaattgcaaaagaaaaatggCGATGGACCTCGAAACTCCGGTGTCGGAGATAGTTTTCAAGTTagattttacttttgttttttcaaaatggaatggaaattaaaatgaaaaatgcaacagaaaataagtttaaggtaaaaattagagtttaatttttttttcaaaaacaaaaagttaGTGGttatatttaaagtaataaacacttaatcaatttGTTGTCGACTGGGAACTCAattcgaattagaaaattttctataaaattaCCAATGagataatttgtaaataaaagaaatatctTTATAAATCTTCTGaaataatttattaagataacattattaaattaatattatttttaaaatagttaatctaaaattaaattatccGATAGAGTTTCAGTAGAAGTGTGATTCTTCCATTGCTCAATCACTGAAAAATCATCGTCACTAACCACCGGATTTCCGTCGTCACAACCACGCCCCAACATTGTTGTGACCGATGGTGTTATTGAAGGCGCAACACCCTCATGACACTCCAAGTCAATTCGACTGCTGCTGGTTAGGTCTAGGCCAGTGATGACCCGATTAGACCGTTGGCTCGATTTCACATACATGATTCAGTTCGATTAGTTTTGAATCTCGATCTCGATTTTTTattctcaatttcaatttttgatcTCAAGttcaatttttaagtttaattatgcTAATTGTCGGActcaaaaattaatttctaaaaatataatatttattttaattaatttaattttacttaatcataattaattttctaaaaaatcattgagattttcaaaacttaatttttaaagaaattctttaatcaaattctttacCAGAACAATTCTCATAActgcctaatttaattccatacCGAATAAAtgaactcaattaaataatttctaaaattgtaGATATTTCTTTTGATTTAAATGCAATCCATTCGAGCTTTTATCATCCTTGGTccctttccaattatttaatgagATATCAgcaattttggtaatttttttactatGAACCCAAACTCTAAATCCTAAATCTCAAACCTTGAACCTTGCTTTAGAAGATGGCTCGGACAATCCCTCCTATCTCAGATAACCCTTTTCACATGCAACCATTACCCTCTCCCCCGCAAAATCAATGAACACAACTCCTAAGCttatatgaaatttataaaatgaGTTATGATTTCAGAAAAAGGAAACTTGATTTAATTGTTCGGAAACATATCATTATTAACACTAAgcaataaaaatataacatttcatgTCCCCAAATGCTGACGACAACAACTATACGATCCTTTGATCATGTTCTTATAACAACTTTCCAGTCTTTTTTTCAGGCAAATGACTGCAAATAGCTTAAGTTTAGCAATGGTTTACTTTGTTGGAGAATCCCATATGGCAATTTCTGAATATCCATCTTCAGTAGCGCAAGCACGAAACATGCCAGTGGTGTTGAAGGGCATAGCGACTTCTCCGGTGGAAGACACGGCAACTAATCCTGCATTGCCCCGTGGAACTTGATCTATAACGTAAGCAGCAGCTTCCTTGAGGGAAAGACCTTTGAACTCCATAACAGCAGCAACATCCCTTGCGATGGTACCACGGATTATTGCTTCTCCTCTGCCTGTAGCAGAAACGGCACAGAGATGGTTCGCGTAAGTCCCTGCACCAATGATTGGTGTGTCCCCAATCCGGCCTACCATTTTGTTCACTATTCCACCTGTTGATGTTGCTGTAGCCAAATTCCCTTCATTGTCAACAGCCACACATCCAACAGTGCCAATCTGGCTATCACCATCAGCAAGTGCAGCGTCTTTTGGCACCTCCTTTTGAATTGGTTGAGTGTAATCAAGCTGCAgattaaaacaaaaccaaagaCATAAAACTTGAAGCATCAGTTCAAAATCAAACTTTGGACACGAATAAGTTGAAAGCTGGGGAAAAATTTTCCGACACAAAGATAAACAGGCAGAAGAATTTTGTTGGATGCCATACTAAGATATTTCAAGCAGTATTGAGGTCTGATGTTCTATGGTTTTATAAGTTATATTTTCGAAAATCGTATAAGAAGTAGACAGTTTGAAGTTTGACCAGACCAAGACTAAAGTTTGTGTATAAAAAATACCTGAACTCTGTCAGCTT from Gossypium hirsutum isolate 1008001.06 chromosome D12, Gossypium_hirsutum_v2.1, whole genome shotgun sequence includes these protein-coding regions:
- the LOC107946561 gene encoding isoaspartyl peptidase/L-asparaginase 1, with translation MGWAISVHGGAGDIPLSLPPEKRLPREAGLRRCLDVGIAALKAHNHPLDVVELVVRELENNPHFNAGKGSVLTTSGTVEMEACIMDGKTMKCGAVSGVSTVVNAISLARLVMDKTPHIYLAFDGAEAFAREQGLETVEMSHFITPENIERLKQAQEADRVQLDYTQPIQKEVPKDAALADGDSQIGTVGCVAVDNEGNLATATSTGGIVNKMVGRIGDTPIIGAGTYANHLCAVSATGRGEAIIRGTIARDVAAVMEFKGLSLKEAAAYVIDQVPRGNAGLVAVSSTGEVAMPFNTTGMFRACATEDGYSEIAIWDSPTK
- the LOC107943967 gene encoding isoaspartyl peptidase/L-asparaginase 1 → MGWAIAVHGGAGDIPLSLPPEKRLPREAALRRCLDVGIAALKAHNHPLDVVELVVRELENNPHFNAGKGSVLTTSGTVEMEACIMDGKTMKCGAVSGVSTVVNAISLARLVMDKTPHIYLAFDGAEAFAREQGLETVEMSHFITPENIERLKQAQEADRVQLDYTQPIQKEVPKDAALADGDSQIGTVGCVAVDSEGNLATATSTGGIVNKMVGRIGDTPIIGAGTYANHLCAVSATGRGEAIIRGTIARDVAAVMEFKGLSLKEAAAYAMDRVPRGNAGLIAVSSTGEVAMLFNTTGMFRACATEDGYSEISIWDSPTE